The window ataaaaaatatatagtagagaacccatgatgaattatcttttcctcgattcctgtcaagattctctccctagtgcggttgcaacgactcttgtctgtgagctcgatactggcttgGAGCCTTGTCGGTATTggatcaagccctcggccttggttcgagctcgattctgacttggAGTTTCGATATTCGAGGTGAATATTGGTCGGTCTATGCATCTTCGATAATCTTCGCTTCGACTCGTAGTTCAATTTggatatgagctcgatattgatacCGATCTTGTCATTGATCGGTTTTAGAGCTCGAAGCTTAACGTCCTTACTTCGGACCTCGACATGTCGTCATGcagataccctttgatcgaaGTATTATCATCTCGATCAGTTCATACGATTGACttaatcggttttgaccgtacatAATATGCACAACAGATAAAAATCATGTCTCTTTTGTTAGTCAAAATTAGAATCTGCAGCAAGATGAATTCCTCCGGATAAGATCTGGTTGGTCGAATCTTGTCAATTCCATACTCAAAaagcttttttatttttatttaagaaaagaaCTTTTGGTAAGAAGAAACTAAAAAATTTAGAAAAGGGTTGGATATTTTCTGACCGTtcaaagaggaagaaaaaggtgTAAAACAAAACCCTTAGAAAATAAAAGTCTTCCCATAACAACGGTTATCAACTTGCACCAGTGTGGTAGGGCTATGAGATtcaatgaaattttcaattttgatCACGAGACATGTTAATACCATTATTGATTATACCAGTAACAAGAACAATAACAgcagtaaaataaaaaaataataaaacagtCCATTCGTTTAAAAGATGATGCTACTATTATTTGCAAAGTCAAACTAATatcataatattaaaatatatcATTAAATTCAACAATAGTATATGTGATTTGCAGTTCTTTTTATAGTTTCTAAGAATATAAACATATTCTAATTTTTTGAAGTATTGtctaaaatttatataaaaatttaaatatttttatttcgtATTTCAAACAGCTTCATCTTTTATGGAGTACGAAAGTAGAAGTAGCCTGTTAAATGACTCTGTGAAAAAGACCCTTGTgaccaaagaaaaagaaaatgatgcGCGCTTTCCACACGGAATTTACGTGAAAATGTGCCTCTTGCCAAACCAGAAAGGCAATACACTATGCAGGAACAAAACCTCACATGACCAAAATAATTGTTAGGTGAAATTACTATGCGATAACTGAAAAATGTATCAATTATTATACGATATGGAACATTAAAATTACAAACAAACAAagctaatatttagaattttgtcATAGTAAATTGTTACTATTGATTGCTCATTCCTTTTGTTATATAAAGAGCGCGTCATGTAATTTCCCAGATTAGGTTAGCAAGTTCTTTTTTGTTTTGAAGCAAATTAGCTGAACAAGTTTTAAAATTGTTTAACTCATTGACATTAACTAAATACTTCTTCCAATTCATAAGAGAAATATGCTGAAACTGGAAAATTAAATACTTCTTCCATTTCATAACGTGGTAAGTTGTTGCTACAAATGCACTGCAAAGGTTTCTGCATTGATGATTACAACTAGAAGGCAAAAATTTACGCATCCAGAtgttcaaaaaatgaaaaaaggaaataTCTAAacctaaaaaattaaaatattcacttatccaaaatggtattaataaaattacttaatTATCCAAAAAGGTCAGCAATATCTGTAAAATCCAGTTGCGGTTTTACATTTACCACAAGACTGACCACCACCTTGAAATCCTATTTGCCAACACAAACAAACTGCTTTGGCCACCATCTCCGCCGCGGCCGTCACCGGTACTGCAGCCGTCTGCGGTGGTGCTACCGCCGCCAAGAAGTTGTATGATGCCGTTGACTCAGCTGAAGAAATATGATCAGTCTTCGTATGTAATGGCAACCCTATTGAAAGTTCAAGATTTATCATCAGTTGCTGTGAACTTTTCTGTGGAATTTCTAGTGGCTTTGTTTCTTCAGTAGTACCACTGTTGCATTTTGTTTCATCATATGATGAATCTGTGGTATTATTCCTCTGGTTTATAATATTGGGTTTTTGGTCAACGTTGTTTTTGAAGTCCATGCAGATGTTTTTGGTTGTGGTGGTAGCGGCGGAGGCGGTGGTAGTGGTGGCGGCAGCGTTGAGTGGACGGTGAGATTGAGGATCAATGCCACGGCTGATGAGTTTTCTCTTAATGTGTGTATTCCAATAGTTTTTAATTTCATTATCAGTTCTTCCGGGTAATCTTCCAGCTATAACAGACCATCTGCAAAAACACAAAATCagaaaaattagtaaaaattaacGAGAACAGTAATATCAGAAAAAGTAGTAATAAATCAATGATGTTTTATGATTAGATAATATAAACGAAAAaaagtttgtttaatttttttgaGTGACaacaaatttaataattttacttattttaagGGAAACTTTTAACCAATTGTAATTCACGCCTACCTATTTGCCATCGAAAATGTTTGAACCTAGCTAGTTCAAAGTTAAGATTTAATCTTTTAAATTTCATTTggttaataataataacaataaattagAAAGAAACAACTTTAGAATCTCAAGAATTTGCTGATTTGGTATTCCGAGAAACAGAGACGTCCTTCCCCTCTTTTGAAAAATTAACTACTCTGGACCATCTAGCCTTCTTTTTGTTAATTTCTTAATGTGGTcccaaattgaaataaaaaatggACTTTATATACGGATTTCCACACATTTTTCGATCAGCAAAACAAAGCCAAACAGGAAATAATTATAAGTAAgcaaataaatgaaataaaaatagcaaagAACAAGAGAAGGTATAGTGGTATACTTGTTTCCAAGTAAACTGTGGAGTTTGATGATCaattcgtcttcttcttcagtaaAGTTTCCTCTTTTGAGATCAGGCCTTAGGTAATTTATCCATCTCAGTCTGCAGCTCTTTCCACATCTTTGCAatcctaaaaagttcaaaaaTACGAAAAATTGAATCTTTACACAAtatcaagaaagaaaaaaaagagaagcttATACTTGGAATCTTTTTTCCTCCAGACACCAAACCTtggaaaaagaaaattaatttttgagATAGATCAAAGTACTATGTCATGGCGGATCCAAAATTTAGATGTATAAAAGTATGAAGTCTAAAATACATTATGTAATTGTATCTACatttattttcacataaaaaagtTATTTATATATAAAGGGTTCGAGACGAAACGTAATGAATTAAAGTATTCGAAACTCACAATTAATCCAAATCTCAAAAGAGTAGTACCTGCAGCTGTAGGGAGAGAACGCCAGCAACCTTCACCATGAGAACGTATGTAATTGATAAGGCGTTGGTCTTCTTCTTTAGTCCATGCTCCTTTATTTGTATGAGCTTTTTCACAACAAGGTGAACGTCCCATGACTTGATCTAACACTTCTTTTTCactttcctttcttttcaagtTTTTACTTTTGGGTAGAGCTACAGAAAGATATTGATAGAGAAAACCAATAACTACGCTTGTCTCTTTCACTACTACTATTAATTTCTCTTCTTGATAAGACTGAAACTGTTTGGTACTTAATTTGCAGTTTCTCTAATGGAGAAAGAGGGAATAGAAGAAGCTATATATCTTAGGGGTGTCGTGGGGTAGGCGTAAAGGGTAAATGTAGGGGCTACGAGTTTGATTGGAAGACTTTGGAACTATTGCCTTTACCAAACTCAAgtgtctttctttttttattttttcttatagtTGAGAGAGAGAAAGTGGAGAAAATAGCAGGTACAAGTTTCGAATTTTAAACTTGTAAGTATAGGATACCATTAGATATAATATTCttttgtgagaatatttatgaatTTATATATAGGAGTATgtgtttttaagaaattttttAATCATAAGTATAATATTTGCTATGTTTTGTACACTGAAAATATATAAGATTTTACGTTATAAAGTTAAGTTGGCATTCAAAGTTGTGACTTAATGATTAATGAAATGACAAGAATCATGAGCTATATCAAGTTCAAATTCTAATAGAAGTAAAAATATTAGGTAATATCTTTTCATATGTGTCCAATCTTTAGTAGATAAATATTCAGTGAATTTAGCCGAGATATGCTCAAGCTAACCTgatacaacaattataaaaaaaagaagaggttAAGCTGacctaaataaataatttaatttatcttCCTATCAAACATGATATtataatcttaaaaataaaataatgtgtTCCAATCGATTATTGAACTAATAGTATACCGTTTTTCGTTTACACATTTAACGTATTATAAACTTTACTcctaaataaaattcaaattaaactctGAATGTAATTTTGTATATATGAAAGGTTACAAATGTATCTTGCACTAGCAAAgtggtaaagaaagaatttgaCCAAGTTGGTAAGGAAAAGAAGAGATAGAGTTGGATTTGGTAGGTAGGTTTTCTTTTAAGATGAGTTGTCCTTTAGCTTCAAGTGTGTACCCCACTTTGTTTTCCAACTTACATTACTGATCTTGCCACGTGGACCGTACATGTGGTTGTTTGGAGATGTCCCACTGTATGTATTCCCTACATTGAGAACAAATCGGTGGAGTCATATTGTATAAAACACCTAGGGGTCTTTTTGGTAgggtttataaaaataattatgctTAGATAAGTTATACtgagattatttattttgaagtattaATATTTTGAAAGTGGAGCTCTGtctttataaatatttattaatctatattattataaaaataccaATATTGAAATATTAAATGTCGaatgacaaaaatatccttaGAATCTTAACCGACCTTTATGCCCTTAGAaaactaatttattttttaaagaaacaatTCAATGTTAGGACAAAATTGGTTTTACGTATTATCTGGAACGATTTTAACGTTTCCAAGTAAAATTTAACTATAGGTGTTTTCCAACTACTTCAAACAATTGTAGTGGGATTGAAATTTCCTCACATGTTTGAATCCTTTTGGGAAGCTACCACATACGTGTAATTTTAAACTTTAAAAGTTGTCGGCTACTTTAATGTGGCTCTGTAAAAAGATTAATTCGGTTATTGGTTGATACCAAACCGATGTGAATTGGTGAGTATGTGATAGTCAATTAATGAAAGCTTGATTGTTGCGttgcaagatcatgagctatcaATCACTGAAGAGATGCTCGTGAATGATTAGATGAAAGATTAAAGGGTTGTAAGATGTTTGCAATCGCGTCATAAAGGAAGCTTAATTACGAGAAGAGTGGAGGAAGTTTAGCACATTCACAAGATGACGAAAAGCCTTACAATCAACGGTAGACAAGAGTTTTCTTTCTTGCATTGCACTCCttttaatgtatatttttttttttgtaattagcAGTCGCTTTTGTAGGAATgaattattttaggaattattagtATTATTctgtattttaattaataaatagttTGGGTACTTTAACTTCGATTTCAAACTTAGTTCTTTGGAGCAGGATCTGttattcccgccaatattgctgtatttgtaaataataattctgcaaaaatATAAGTTAGCATAATGAAAcaataattaattcgagcccactgaattcacagtgtttccttaaggaatttaatcccctcctagtacccaaggtaacagattatttcctcccaggatagaacgaatcacacactggtgtagcggtacttcaaaccccagtgtttcagagaacacaaagttcggtagcaaatcacacttacaattgctttgtttgaagttaaaacaatgcagaacgaaggagtagaaacttaGAAAATCGTATGAAAATACTGAGAGGAAgcagtgcaatgtatagccaaatatGTTGAGCGATTTTCAGTTTGTTTCTTGTGCGTTAtgtgttgagtgtctttcttcaacatctgctgcacatatatatagcagccagtgttgaagaagaccaaacgtccacccttcatggtggagcaagcattagcttgtttgtggagcaagcacattcatggtgggaagagcattaggcggctgccaaatggtcaatacacggattgaaaaatatccgttacaaatgcggataatattacgttaatatttactattaacaaataaatttggtcgaaaaaattaatcaatcaatcgatcatttgaccaaatccaaatccaaatccgaatccgaatccgaagccgaagccgaagccgtagccgtagccgaagccgaaccgagcgagcgacgacgacggcgcgaggcttgttttcttcttaactctttaagagctacaagaagagcaattatatatatacccaccaaaaatctcttcctcttccaatatgggacaatgtctcattgtcaagagaggaaaacttaaaattttactcaaaaattttattttctctccatttcccattcaccctcattttaagactatttcatcttaaaaaaaaataaaaaactcaacaatcccccacatgaatggggaatagctatatcacggaagtatgcatgaaaaaactgtgtgatttgcaagcaaggattaatcgcatctggataagtaggtttccctttgaactttccgtagtaaacttatgtcggatatactcggtcaatcggtagatttgatatctttgaaccgtcgatctttggtgtatacctagacaaccataagtcacacaatcaacccttaaccgtctttggttctcattgttgtgttcgtttcagccatgaacaccgcctgattttataagtgcatagagaactggccttacaaagttctccttgaagcggctaacactttacacttacataggtgattcctaaacgtgtcatcctgtagatacactatttgatataccccgtatcaaatttagaaatcattaaaaagccttaatgctttatccttggtactgaacattgtctcatcacgagaacggactaaaattttatttgacaatgttgaaccgtcattaatgactttgtttgatctccttgaacctagatcttgggatctccagtcttctaggtagatttaccgccacaatgacttgttctcggccatagccccatttcccttgatgatttctcaactacctctctagttaggccttttgtaagtggatccgacacattatcacttgactttacatagtcaatcgtgataattcctctagagagtaattgcctaacggttttatgtcttcatcgtatatgacgagatttaccgttatacataacgctcccagcccttccaattgccgcttgactatcacaatgtatgtatattggtgccaacggtttgggccaaaatggaatgtcttccaagaaattccggagccactcagcttcttcaccggctttatctaaggctatgaattcagcctccattgtaaagcgggcaatacatgtttgtttgaaTGACTTCCAAGGTacttctcctccaccaatagtgaatacatatccacttgtggacttagaatcagttgaaccggtgatccaatttgcatcatagtatccctcaatcaccgcaggaaaattactgtagtgcaattcaaagttctgggtatgttctaaatatcccaaaactcgttttattgccatccaatgagattggcctggattgctcatatatcgactcagtttacttatagcacaagctatatctggtcgtgtacaattcatgatatacattaagcatcccaacacacgagcataatccaattgtgatatgctttggcctttattctttgctaatgcaagattcacgtcaattggagtctttgcaactttaaagcccaagtgcttgaatttttcaagtactgtcttaatataatgagattgtgacaatgccagaccttgaggagtcttatggatcttaattcccagaattaaatcagcaactcccaagtctttcatatcaaacttgctattgagcatacacttagtagcatttatgttggcaatgtcattactcattatcagcatatcatccacatataggcaaaacaatgactat is drawn from Nicotiana tabacum cultivar K326 chromosome 22, ASM71507v2, whole genome shotgun sequence and contains these coding sequences:
- the LOC107805484 gene encoding myb-related protein 330 codes for the protein MGRSPCCEKAHTNKGAWTKEEDQRLINYIRSHGEGCWRSLPTAAGLQRCGKSCRLRWINYLRPDLKRGNFTEEEDELIIKLHSLLGNKWSVIAGRLPGRTDNEIKNYWNTHIKRKLISRGIDPQSHRPLNAAATTTTASAATTTTKNICMDFKNNVDQKPNIINQRNNTTDSSYDETKCNSGTTEETKPLEIPQKSSQQLMINLELSIGLPLHTKTDHISSAESTASYNFLAAVAPPQTAAVPVTAAAEMVAKAVCLCWQIGFQGGGQSCGKCKTATGFYRYC